A genomic stretch from Bos javanicus breed banteng chromosome 29, ARS-OSU_banteng_1.0, whole genome shotgun sequence includes:
- the LOC133241287 gene encoding lysosomal membrane ascorbate-dependent ferrireductase CYB561A3 isoform X1 — MAVGWFYLSVLALCSLGSMCILFTIYWMRYWHGGFAWDGSMLMFNWHPVLMVTGMVVLYSAASLVYRLPRSWVGPRLPWKSSHAAMHLLAFLLTVLGLHAVFEFHNHAKIPHLYSLHSWLGITTVFLFACQWFLGFSVFLLPWASMWLRSLLKPIHVFFGASILSLAIASVVSGINEKLFFSLKNGTKTYSNLPSEAVFANCAGMLVVVFGLLVLYILLASSWKRPEPGMQAEREPTRTRGRAGTPEVTLEGERGLAEPLLQKRS, encoded by the exons ATGGCCGTGGGATGGTTTTACCTGTCTGTCCTGGCACTGTGCTCCCTGGGCTCGATGTGCATCCTCTTCACCATCTACTGGATGCGGTACTGGCATGGTGGCTTCGCCTGGGATGGCAGCATGCTCATGTTCAACTGGCACCCGGTGCTCATGGTTACAGGCATGGTGGTGCTCTACAGCGCTG CATCGCTGGTCTACCGCCTGCCCCGGTCATGGGTAGGGCCCAGGCTGCCCTGGAAATCCAGCCACGCAGCCATGCACCTGCTGGCCTTCCTCCTGACTGTGCTGGGGCTGCACGCGGTCTTTGAATTTCACAACCACGCAAAGATCCCCCACCTCTACTCCCTGCACAGCTGGCTGGGCATCACCACCGTCTTCCTCTTCGCTTGCCAG TGGTTCCTGGGCTTCTCAGTCTTCCTGCTGCCCTGGGCATCCATGTGGCTGCGCAGCCTCCTGAAACCCATCCACGTCTTCTTTGGAGCCTCCATTCTCTCTCTGGCCATTGCGTCTGTTGTTTCTGGCATTAACGAGAAGCTTTTCTTCAGTTT GAAAAATGGCACCAAGACATACTCCAACTTGCCCAGTGAGGCTGTCTTTGCAAACTGCGCTGGGATGCTGGTGGTGGTCTTCGGGCTGCTGGTGCTCTATATCCTGCTGGCTTCATCTTGGAAACGCCCAGAGCCAGGGATGCAGGCTGAGAGAGAG CCCACCAGGACACGAGGCCGGGCGGGAACGCCAGAGGTGACGCTGGAAGGAGAGCGGGGACTGGCAGAGCCGCTTCTGCAGAAGAGAAGCTGA
- the LOC133241287 gene encoding lysosomal membrane ascorbate-dependent ferrireductase CYB561A3 isoform X2, with translation MAVGWFYLSVLALCSLGSMCILFTIYWMRYWHGGFAWDGSMLMFNWHPVLMVTGMVVLYSAASLVYRLPRSWVGPRLPWKSSHAAMHLLAFLLTVLGLHAVFEFHNHAKIPHLYSLHSWLGITTVFLFACQWFLGFSVFLLPWASMWLRSLLKPIHVFFGASILSLAIASVVSGINEKLFFSLKNGTKTYSNLPSEAVFANCAGMLVVVFGLLVLYILLASSWKRPEPGMQAEREALLRGRE, from the exons ATGGCCGTGGGATGGTTTTACCTGTCTGTCCTGGCACTGTGCTCCCTGGGCTCGATGTGCATCCTCTTCACCATCTACTGGATGCGGTACTGGCATGGTGGCTTCGCCTGGGATGGCAGCATGCTCATGTTCAACTGGCACCCGGTGCTCATGGTTACAGGCATGGTGGTGCTCTACAGCGCTG CATCGCTGGTCTACCGCCTGCCCCGGTCATGGGTAGGGCCCAGGCTGCCCTGGAAATCCAGCCACGCAGCCATGCACCTGCTGGCCTTCCTCCTGACTGTGCTGGGGCTGCACGCGGTCTTTGAATTTCACAACCACGCAAAGATCCCCCACCTCTACTCCCTGCACAGCTGGCTGGGCATCACCACCGTCTTCCTCTTCGCTTGCCAG TGGTTCCTGGGCTTCTCAGTCTTCCTGCTGCCCTGGGCATCCATGTGGCTGCGCAGCCTCCTGAAACCCATCCACGTCTTCTTTGGAGCCTCCATTCTCTCTCTGGCCATTGCGTCTGTTGTTTCTGGCATTAACGAGAAGCTTTTCTTCAGTTT GAAAAATGGCACCAAGACATACTCCAACTTGCCCAGTGAGGCTGTCTTTGCAAACTGCGCTGGGATGCTGGTGGTGGTCTTCGGGCTGCTGGTGCTCTATATCCTGCTGGCTTCATCTTGGAAACGCCCAGAGCCAGGGATGCAGGCTGAGAGAGAG GCCCTGTTGCGTGGCAGGGAGTGA